One segment of Fibrobacter succinogenes DNA contains the following:
- a CDS encoding M23 family metallopeptidase has protein sequence MQRKVLENLYNQGGFTLFAISDEDVLPTEALHKFALALNAGARFVVIDFSGKRPLTGNAPFQAIDLSQRNLTTDDIDQIYTAGESVTFAGPKAIPTTDAEYRTLYHNIKRLEKIAPQVIGIISLEQVENVGNLISMARLLIVNVTGMSARTAAAFIEDVKEAQKIELLWLSKERPIRRSYPKARKAVRRSVNVSKLSFKEQPEEFARIAKKIHKVSILTKNPLDGFPRIIRNFFPLLLLFVIVAPFLFVTDIDRSDSNIRDRIQERNQLSVAPSFEYTFDGVETMQRIARYAIGRFDAIITNEKMIKNYVAKTLEDNGFGVTSWEKGNLNIPPKGTTIRFSRPDEIKRPASADTIGAAWKYWTSVISDSIAYITEFYHEKATPTQRKHNGIDVASRQGARILAPFGAKAWTSRDERGGVIIALVRKEDVILFMHCDKLLYLNGQEVMPGDPIATVGTTGHTTGPHAHIVTGLVSKKGQKRIGNVRYDVIDPIKWFYKFKPTSK, from the coding sequence ATGCAGAGAAAGGTCCTAGAAAACCTTTACAACCAAGGCGGGTTCACGCTTTTCGCCATCTCTGACGAAGACGTTTTACCCACAGAAGCCTTGCACAAATTCGCACTGGCACTTAACGCCGGTGCGCGTTTTGTTGTAATTGACTTTTCGGGGAAACGCCCATTAACAGGCAACGCCCCCTTCCAGGCAATCGACCTTTCGCAAAGAAACCTCACCACCGACGATATAGACCAGATTTATACCGCCGGTGAAAGCGTCACGTTTGCGGGCCCCAAAGCTATCCCGACAACGGATGCAGAATACCGAACGCTTTACCACAACATCAAGCGCCTCGAAAAGATTGCCCCGCAAGTCATCGGCATCATTTCGCTTGAACAAGTCGAAAATGTCGGAAATCTAATTTCGATGGCTCGTCTTTTAATCGTGAATGTCACCGGGATGTCCGCAAGAACGGCTGCCGCATTCATCGAAGACGTAAAAGAAGCTCAGAAAATCGAACTGTTGTGGCTTTCGAAAGAACGCCCAATCCGCCGCAGCTACCCAAAGGCACGCAAAGCCGTTCGCCGTAGTGTAAACGTTTCAAAATTAAGTTTTAAGGAACAGCCGGAAGAATTCGCCCGAATCGCGAAAAAAATCCACAAAGTCTCAATCCTCACCAAGAACCCTCTGGACGGATTCCCGAGAATTATCCGCAATTTCTTCCCGTTACTGCTCCTTTTCGTCATTGTTGCGCCATTTCTCTTCGTCACAGACATCGACAGGAGCGATTCCAACATCCGCGACCGCATCCAGGAACGAAACCAGCTCTCCGTTGCGCCCTCCTTCGAATACACATTCGACGGCGTTGAAACCATGCAACGCATTGCACGTTACGCCATCGGACGTTTTGACGCAATCATCACCAACGAGAAGATGATCAAGAATTACGTCGCCAAGACGCTCGAAGATAACGGTTTTGGCGTGACCTCATGGGAAAAAGGGAACCTCAACATTCCACCCAAAGGGACAACAATCCGCTTCTCGCGTCCGGACGAGATCAAGCGCCCAGCCTCTGCAGATACAATTGGCGCCGCATGGAAATACTGGACATCTGTGATTTCGGACAGCATCGCCTACATCACGGAATTTTATCATGAAAAAGCAACACCCACACAACGTAAACACAACGGCATCGACGTTGCAAGCCGTCAAGGCGCCCGCATTCTAGCACCGTTCGGCGCCAAGGCCTGGACCAGCCGCGATGAACGCGGCGGTGTCATCATAGCACTTGTTCGTAAAGAAGATGTTATTTTGTTCATGCACTGCGATAAATTACTTTATCTCAACGGTCAAGAAGTGATGCCCGGCGACCCGATTGCAACCGTTGGCACCACAGGACACACCACAGGCCCGCACGCCCACATCGTTACAGGACTCGTGAGCAAAAAAGGGCAAAAACGCATCGGCAACGTCCGTTACGACGTCATCGACCCCATCAAATGGTTTTATAAATTCAAGCCAACCTCGAAATAA